From the Prosthecochloris marina genome, the window CTCGATGCCGTTAACCGTCATGAATGGAAAATGTTTCCGGGCCTTTCAGGGCTTGCCGACCGAAAAGGGTATCGGCTGTTTGTGCTGCTTCATGTCCCTCTGCTCGTAGTGATTTTCTGGCTCATGTTCCATCCAGATAGAGGGGTGCGTTATGCGTTTCAGGCAATTATGGATGTGTTTTTCATTGTTCATGCGGGGTTGCACTATCTTTTGAGAAGACATGAGCACAACGGGTTCACGAAAAGGTTTTCGTTACTTCTCATCGGGCTCTGTTCGCTGGCAGGGGCGGTACATCTGATGCTTCTTTTTGCAGGAGTTTGACGTTGTGGTGATATATCGGTGAGCTGCAGAGCCTGGTCTCCCCCGACCAGGCTGGGTTGCGTGATCGGGGGAAGTGCACGTTCAGGCGGCTTTAATGTTAAGCGCTCCTTTAACCATTTCCGCAATTGATTGCAGGTCCGACTCATTGGGTCGGCCAGTGATATTTCCCAGTTTCCCTTTTTTGGAAAAATCCAGATATGCTCCATGGAACTCCCCGACGATATACCATTCTCCTGCGAGTTCAAAGCCGAGATGATCGAAAAGTTGCCCCATATATTTTACGGTCGGAATGGCTTCGTTCGCTCCGGTGTGGGTTCCACCGTAGGTGCAGTATACCACTGCTTGTTTGGTACGCCTTCTTTCAGCAGGTTGCTGAATCAAACCATTCAGCCTGTACTGTTTGGCCAGCTTACTGAAAAGGGTCATCACCGGTTTTCCAGGCAGCCATTCATAAACGCCTGATCCTGCAAAAACAAGATCATAGGCGAGAACATCGATGCCGGGTTCCATCCCCGGTTTGATTCTGACAGTGTCGACGGAATGGTTTTGCTGAACGGCGGTTTCCTCGATGGCTTTCGCTACCCGTGTTGTGTTTCCCGTAGACGAGTAATAGAGATTCAGGATATTCATGGTTTTTATTGTTATAAGGTGTTGGAAAAAATTTTTTTCATTTCTATACGTTACGGGTATGGATGAGTAAGAAATTCGCATCTTCCCCGATGGAAAAACTATGTTCATGCATTGCATGAAATGTTGCAGCCGAACCTGATGCCAGATGCAAAGACTGTTCTCCCACCTGAACCGTAAGCTGTCCTGACAGGACGATGCATGTCTCCATAGTGTCTTCATGCAAATTATGTTCGAATATGGTTTTGCTGCCTTTGACGGCTTTCAAGAGGTACATTTCCTGATTTCTGAAAAAGAAGCGTGTTCCTGAACAACCGTCTTGAGAGTAGGGTTCGGTTCGTGCTTCTTCTATGCGCCCCCCTTCGGCCAATCGGATTAAATCACCGGCGCTGAGTTGAAACACGCTGGCTAACGCCTCTATTGTTTGTACTCTGGGGTTGTCGAATCCGGCTTCGATTTTCGCGATAGTTGCGCGTGTGACATTTGCTTCGCTGGCGAGCTGTTCGGCGGTCATTTTCCGTTTTTGGCGTAGCGTTTTGAGGACTGAAAAATCGAGCTGTTTCATTGTGCCTGTAATTCTTTGTGTATCGTTATGTATAATATGCACACTTTAGTAGACATAATGCAAACAATAATTATCATTTTGTATGCAATAATTGTTTTCAAGTGCGAATGCGGTATCGCTATGGTTCATCACCGCAGAGGAGGTGAACCGTGGTGTCACTTGAAATTACTCAGTGGCAAAGTATCGTGAAGCTATTGATGAGCTGTTGATATGAAGGCAGGGAAGAACGGCACGATGACTGTGATGCGTAATAAGCTAACCGGTCTGGATCTCGGTTTTGAGATCGATCTCTTCGAGAATAGAGCTGACTTTCAGGCAGGCGGGCAGTGTTCCGGCGTAGACGATGGAACTCCCTTTGGTATGGACTTCCCAAGTATGCTTTTCAGCCTTTGATCTTGTGCACTGAATTGCTTTGATGATCTGAAAAATCACTTCATCAAACGTGTGTACGTCGTCGTTGAAAAGGACTACCCTGTACGCATCGAGGGTATCGCTGAGGGTTTCCTGCTGAGCGACTTCTGTTTGCTCGCTACTGTGGGAGGCCTCCCAGAGATTATACATGGCATCTGAATCTAAGCATGGAACAATATGACGCAGCGTATGTAAAAAATGTAATAAAATCAGAATAGATCATAAAGAGCTGTAATGAAACCCGGCACGGAAAATATCAAATACCTTTTTTTCAGGAGCTTGAAACAGCGGGTTCCATGCAGATCGAAAGCTGTTCTTCACCGGCAAGCAGTGTGCA encodes:
- a CDS encoding DUF6713 family protein — encoded protein: MIEDLVFYTGLSFLIAHELDAVNRHEWKMFPGLSGLADRKGYRLFVLLHVPLLVVIFWLMFHPDRGVRYAFQAIMDVFFIVHAGLHYLLRRHEHNGFTKRFSLLLIGLCSLAGAVHLMLLFAGV
- a CDS encoding flavodoxin family protein; this translates as MNILNLYYSSTGNTTRVAKAIEETAVQQNHSVDTVRIKPGMEPGIDVLAYDLVFAGSGVYEWLPGKPVMTLFSKLAKQYRLNGLIQQPAERRRTKQAVVYCTYGGTHTGANEAIPTVKYMGQLFDHLGFELAGEWYIVGEFHGAYLDFSKKGKLGNITGRPNESDLQSIAEMVKGALNIKAA
- a CDS encoding helix-turn-helix domain-containing protein, giving the protein MKQLDFSVLKTLRQKRKMTAEQLASEANVTRATIAKIEAGFDNPRVQTIEALASVFQLSAGDLIRLAEGGRIEEARTEPYSQDGCSGTRFFFRNQEMYLLKAVKGSKTIFEHNLHEDTMETCIVLSGQLTVQVGEQSLHLASGSAATFHAMHEHSFSIGEDANFLLIHTRNV
- a CDS encoding ATP-dependent Clp protease adaptor ClpS; translation: MYNLWEASHSSEQTEVAQQETLSDTLDAYRVVLFNDDVHTFDEVIFQIIKAIQCTRSKAEKHTWEVHTKGSSIVYAGTLPACLKVSSILEEIDLKTEIQTG